A window of the Gossypium arboreum isolate Shixiya-1 chromosome 2, ASM2569848v2, whole genome shotgun sequence genome harbors these coding sequences:
- the LOC108466268 gene encoding probable L-type lectin-domain containing receptor kinase S.5 — MRSSPLPPYFLILLVLLIHCSIQVSCFRFNFPTFEKDDEKQLILSEDTTDIEQNAIQVTPDFSNGIYIENKSGRAVYKKPFRLWRDSHTIASFNTTFVLNIEKKTSPGGEGLAFIIAGNSTLPPNSEGRWLGIVNSDPNGSPVVAVEFDTRKSDDQDLDDNHTGLDINSINSNASVSLTDFGFNISGGRDLRVLLQYDGQNLTVRVNETLVLSQRLDLYSYLPKKVFVGFSASTSNETQLNCVKSWEFSGTDIGGEGNLLSVAWIMIPVVILVLFIGVLFYLYRRTGPIEEDFEGAQRNIEDEIRRSDFAPKKFRFSELKQATGNFSPNNKLGKGGFGTVYKGSWGNKDVAVKRVSKKSNQGKQEFIAEVTTIGNLNHKNLVKLIGWCYERRELLLVYEYMPNGSLDKFIFYDEKTSMVESRLNWEQRQNIIRGVAQALEYLHNGCQKRVLHRDIKASNIMLDSEFIATLGDFGLARTIHEKEKAYYSTVEIAGTPGYMAPETFLISRATVETDVYSFGVLVLEVVCGRKPGNKNEQNNYNNSIVNWLWEYYENGNITAAVDSRMDGNFVENEAERVLILGLACCHPNPHCRPCMRTVLQVLLGEIDPPEVPQERPSFVWPAMPPSFTQMDHSLKGSQLNPFTELAGR; from the coding sequence ATGCGTTCTTCACCACTACCACCCTACTTTTTAATCCTACTTGTGCTCCTCATTCATTGTTCCATTCAAGTAAGCTGCTTTAGGTTTAATTTTCCAACATTCGAGAAAGATGATGAAAAGCAGCTTATCTTGAGCGAGGACACTACTGACATAGAACAGAATGCCATCCAAGTTACCCCCGACTTTTCTAATGGAATATACATTGAAAATAAATCGGGGCGAGCCGTGTATAAGAAACCTTTTAGATTGTGGAGAGACAGTCACACCATTGCTTCTTTCAATACAACCTTTGTCCTCAATATCGAAAAAAAAACATCTCCTGGGGGTGAAGGCCTAGCGTTTATAATAGCTGGGAATTCTACTCTTCCACCCAACAGCGAAGGGAGATGGCTTGGGATTGTGAACTCGGATCCGAATGGTTCCCCGGTGGTGGCGGTGGAGTTCGACACAAGGAAGAGCGATGATCAGGACTTGGATGATAACCATACTGGCTTGGACATAAATAGCATAAACTCCAACGCCTCAGTTTCTTTAACTGACTTtggttttaatatttcaggaggTCGTGATTTACGGGTTCTTCTTCAATATGATGGTCAAAACTTGACTGTGAGGGTAAACGAGACTCTTGTGCTTTCTCAGCGTCTTGATCTTTATAGCTATCTTCCAAAGAAGGTGTTTGTTGGATTCTCTGCTTCAACAAGCAATGAGACTCAGCTGAACTGCGTCAAATCCTGGGAGTTTTCCGGAACCGATATCGGAGGAGAGGGGAACTTGTTGTCGGTAGCTTGGATAATGATTCCAGTAGTGATTCTGGTGTTGTTTATTGGCGTTCTTTTTTACTTGTATCGGAGAACAGGCCCCATTGAGGAGGATTTTGAAGGTGCGCAAAGAAATATAGAAGATGAGATTAGACGATCGGATTTTGCTCCAAAGAAGTTTCGATTCAGTGAATTGAAACAAGCAACTGGCAACTTCAGCCCCAATAACAAGCTTGGGAAAGGTGGATTTGGAACTGTGTACAAAGGGTCATGGGGAAACAAGGACGTAGCTGTGAAAAGAGTGTCGAAGAAATCAAATCAAGGCAAGCAAGAATTCATAGCGGAAGTAACAACAATTGGCAACCTCAACCACAAAAATCTCGTGAAGTTAATCGGGTGGTGCTATGAAAGGCGTGAGCTCCTTCTTGTATACGAATACATGCCAAATGGAAGCCTTGATAAGTTCATATTTTATGATGAAAAAACAAGCATGGTGGAATCGAGACTGAATTGGGAGCAAAGGCAAAATATAATACGAGGGGTAGCTCAAGCACTCGAGTATCTTCACAATGGTTGTCAAAAGCGGGTACTTCACCGTGACATAAAAGCCAGCAACATAATGTTGGACTCAGAGTTCATCGCTACGCTAGGGGATTTCGGGTTGGCTCGAACCATTCATGAAAAAGAGAAGGCTTATTATTCCACCGTAGAGATTGCTGGCACACCAGGTTACATGGCTCCGGAAACCTTTCTTATCAGCCGAGCAACGGTGGAAACCGATGTCTATTCCTTCGGCGTTCTCGTCTTAGAAGTTGTTTGCGGGAGGAAACCTGGTAACAAAAATGAGCAAAACAATTACAACAATAGCATCGTCAATTGGCTATGGGAATACTATGAGAATGGGAATATCACTGCCGCTGTGGATTCCAGGATGGATGGGAACTTCGTCGAGAATGAAGCCGAGCGTGTGCTGATTCTAGGATTGGCATGTTGCCATCCGAACCCACATTGCAGGCCTTGTATGAGAACTGTTTTGCAGGTTCTTTTGGGGGAAATTGATCCACCTGAGGTGCCTCAAGAGAGACCTTCATTTGTGTGGCCAGCTATGCCCCCATCTTTCACTCAAATGGATCACTCTCTTAAAGGCAGCCAACTCAATCCATTTACGGAACTCGCGGGTAGGTAA